A genomic region of Numenius arquata unplaced genomic scaffold, bNumArq3.hap1.1 HAP1_SCAFFOLD_857, whole genome shotgun sequence contains the following coding sequences:
- the LOC141478060 gene encoding carboxypeptidase inhibitor SmCI-like, with protein MAAGRFLPLLLLLLSLPTAPSQARPGPDGSALPELCLLLLAVGRCRASVPHWWFNGSAGICQSFVYGGCNGNSNSFPSERECRDVCALSQPQHRSNHVDTSFTEHCAAPRVTGPCRAAFPRWFYSPANGTCQEFIYGGCRGNKNNFQTREECLSRCHPRGGDTGSTGADFLSICLSLKGWILWLILAVPALILVGYMMKAALKSCWDKLELPKVVEPCSHRDDKEYLMKHCAAPWVTGPCWAAFPRWFYSPANGTCQEFIYGGCRGNKNNFQTREECLSRCHP; from the exons ATGGCGGCCGGGCGGTTCCtcccgctgctgctcctgctgctctcgCTGCCCACCGCCCCCagccaggcccggcccggccccgacGGGTCCGCCCTGCCCG agctgtgcttgttgCTGCTGGCCGTGGGCCGATGCCGGGCCTCGGTGCCGCATTGGTGGTTCAATGGCAGCGCTGGCATCTGCCAGAGCTTCGTCTACGGTGGCTGCAATGGCAACAGCAACAGCTTTCCCAGCGAGAGGGAATGTCGCGACGTGTGCG ctctgtcaCAGCCCCAGCACCGCTCCAACCACGTCGACACCTCCTTCACGG AGCACTGTGCCGCCCCCCGGGTGACGGGGCCGTGCCGGGCGGCCTTCCCCCGCTGGTTCTATTCCCCGGCCAACGGGACCTGCCAGGAATTCATCTACGGGGGCTGCCGCGGGAACAAGAACAACTTCCAAACCCGAGAGGAATGTTTGAGCCGGTGTCACCCCCGAGGAG gtgacaccggcagcaccggcgctGATTTCCTCAGCATTTGCCTCTCCTTGAAAG GGTGGATCCTGTGGCTCATCCTGGCCGTGCCGGCCCTCATTTTGGTGGGTTACATGATGAAGGCTGCCCTCAAGAGCTGCTGGGACAAACTGGAGTTGCCAAAGGTTGTGGAGCCCTGCAGCCACCGTGATGACAAGGAGTATCTCATGA AGCACTGTGCTGCCCCCTGGGTGACGGGGCCGTGCTGGGCGGCCTTCCCCCGCTGGTTCTATTCCCCGGCCAATGGGACCTGCCAGGAATTCATCTACGGGGGCTGCCGCGGGAACAAGAACAATTTCCAAACCCGAGAGGAATGTTTGAGCCGGTGTCACCCCTGA